In Coffea eugenioides isolate CCC68of chromosome 4, Ceug_1.0, whole genome shotgun sequence, the genomic stretch cggtgttttaatttattttagatttggtttggaattatttatttaaatttttattacttgattatgtaattagtcttgTGCGAAATtggttttattagaaattacagtgataaattaaaaaattaaaattaattttcaggtcatttcgggtcaacccgcgAACCCGAAATTTTCAGGTTCGAGTCAGCTCTCCTGACCCCGTTTTGGGTTGGCGGGTCAGGTTCGGGTCAGCGAATTTTTTGTTATACCTGGATCTCAACTAGACCCGCCaacccgattgccacccctagatACTACCCACTTTATCTGGTAGATTAGTCTTGTTGCATAACCTGAACTAGTTCACACATTCACACACTGCACTGTATCATTATTGCACATGATCAAGGCTCCTTTGCAATTTAACTCTTTGGGATactatcagaaacctcccttgggGTTTCTTTTAATATCACTTAGCACCCTTGAGATTTTagaaatatcacttacctcccttaataattgtaaaaagactATATTAACCCTCACTTGGCACATAATTCAtaacatatcaaataaatggagctcaaaaattgaaaaaaaaaaagaaacgaaagtCACTTTCTTGTTTATCCCTTTTCTCCATCGTTCTCTCTTACTCATATTTTTTGGATGACTAtgcaatattttatttgtaaattacaataaactaaattttgtttatcttttactttttgtgattgtgataaAATAGGGTatgatttatttgcttattttaaATTGACTTTTATAATGATTGGTACAATTTAATAGTTTGAACAAGGGTTGAAAAGATGTtgtaaaaaaatagaaattcaTAAGAAATCAATTCTGAGCATATATAATAAAATTGATGCAAatgtatttcttttcaaatatcatttttatttttcaaatttacagTTTTATGGAGTATAGCATGTGATGTGGTGGTACTACAAGAGACTGTTTTTGAGGTGATAGTTTTCTTGAAGTGAACAAAGTGATATAggaatatttttatttagcaagtGAAAGGATAGCTtaggatttttaaaaattttggtgcataaataacaaaagtaaggaagacaagtgatatttttaaaaccgtTGGAGTGATAGGTGATATTAaaagaaacctcaggggaggtttctgatattatccctaaCTTATTTGGCCATACAACTGATGATGTGGCTGGGCTTTAGACCGTCAAACAAGTTCAAGCACTTAGCTCAACAGTATGGCACCTCAGATTCACAATCCTAGCCAACTCTTTaataattttcattatttttgcaGATCTGCTAGATTGCCGAGGACTCTTGCCTTAATTTTCAGAATTCAGAGACTCCACATCTCCATTCATCGAGAAGCAGATCACCTAGCATCTTAGGGTAACATGTACGCTCACTTTACCAGCAATTCAACTGTTGCTTGTGCTCAACCACCTCCTCGTTCGGCAGCTTCAAGTTGGGATAGATACAAGATCTTGTGTATCTCGTCTCTTTGTAAGCAAATATCTGTATTATCCTAGAAGCTTTCCCTAATCAGTCTTCAGACCAGGAATGTTCATTTGCAATAGATGATAAGCTGGAGACAACAGTCCTGTTCTCTCTATCTTATAGAGACTAGAGTCTATAAAAATTGCAATCTATGAGATAGAGACAACAGTCTTGTGGCACAGTTGCATATAGAAGAGGAACCAAACTTTTAGGAACAATTTTTCCAAACATAAAACCTCAAGCCAGAAAATATCTAGCAAAATAGTTAAGTGCGAGTAACGCATGAAATCATTAGCACCCAGAAACTGATGGAGGACAAGAAGCGAGCAGGCAAAACAAGCATACATCTCCAAACTATGGACGATCTTTGCAACAAAAGACATCAGTAAACATTCCACTAGCTATTTACATAAGGGTTCTGTTATCCAAGCCTAGGCTACTTAATAATGTGATTCAATTAAGTCACAGCTGGAAACTTCATACTACTGTCAACAAAATAGCTCATGCATGCTGAAGCCGAGCACTGTTTAATCCAAACATGAGGATTAGTCGCCTCTTACTGGTGAAGAACACTGACTTTGTATATGCCCCGGTATACATGTTCAGCTTGAAAAATATAATGATCTCCAGCTTGAATGCGATGTTCTTTGTTAAACTTATCCCAACAACCTGTCAAAACATGAAAACCTGATCTGTAATAATAGAGAGCTGGCCAGAATCTTTTCTCCTGATCTTGAAGCAAGACAGACTTCCTGTCCATCCCCTTTCTGTATGTAATTCCCGGCAACTTTGATGGTAACTCCTACACAAGCATGAGGTGGCAGAgaatttgaaaaaggaaaaggaaaacaaaagcatATTAATTCACAAAACATGCTCGTGTGCAAAACAACACCACATATCTGTTCTCTTGATGTCCTAATTAATACCAAGTCCTTAATAAATGACAGATTGGAAGCAAAAGATATCGAATTGCATAGTATGCACTGCAGATAATGAAGCACATACGTCCCTGTTCATGTCCCTTGCCATAGCCATTTGTGTTGCTGACAAACATTCCAAACTTTTCATCTTTCTAACGCAGAACCCAACCAGGTCAAACCGTGACCCTTGTGCATGAATTTGGGTCATGCTTTCAGGGTCATGGGAAAGCAGCAACAAAGTATCCCAAAGTAACCTAATCACATGAAATTTATtaatccttttgtttcctctatTTTGATCCTTTTTCGATGCAGTTGCTTGGTGCCATCCACTGAAAGCTATGGCTATTATCTCTCTAGATAACCTTTCCATCGTCATAAGCTTCTTCTCAGTTGTTGAAAAGAATATTACGGTTTGTACTTTGCTGTGTGaactaaaatttttttgcacatttctttttgACAAGGAATAATGCAAATTCTCTTCCTTTTGCACATCCTCCAGTTTCAAATGTAATGAAAGCTTAAAACATACCAATTCCTTTTACTCTTGTTACTGGATAAGGTAACCAATCTAAGCTCAGCTCAAACTTGACAAGCTGCACTCATATGATGTACTTATTTGAACCATTTGGCTTCTTCATCGAGAAAAAGAAATGATCATATTTTTCCCCTTGTTTCTTCTCTATCTCTACTATTACCTAATAGTCTTCTTGAATCTCAACTTCATTTAGAAAACTATTATTGCATTCCATTTACAGTTTATTGTACTACCTCACAATTTCCTAATCTACCATCAAGCAAGAAAAACAAGTCAATTCATACACATAACAAAGACATAAATACATACCCaaagccataaaaaaaaaaagacattattgtcttatctctttatttatttaggGAAGGAGGCGGTAGCATGACAGGAAGTGATGCAATCTGACTTGCATAAAAGTTGTCTAAAGAGAttgaaaaaataagagaaaatacTTCTCATGCAACAAAGACGACAAATTTGTGCAGGGAATGAATCAAAGCTTAGAAGATTAAGAACAAAAGGTGTTGAAAGAAGGTACAAGGTAAGGTCGGCCATCCATCATTGCCAAGCAAGTGAGACTCTCAGCAACTGATGAAGGAATATCAAGTAAATCAACTGGCTCAAGTTTCACAGGTTTGCACGCACAAGGACCTTGAGAGGAACTACCAATCTCCTTTACGCTCAATGGCTTCAAACCTGCATTTGGGTACTAACATATCAAGTAGAAAGCTGCCAATGCCAAGGTTAATTGGCGCTGAGAAGCATTTACATGCACAAAGAACAATCCAGGTATTAGTCAAAATCAATTAAATGTGAAAGAAAAAATCATACCTCTTAACCTCTTAGCAGAAGAATCCCCTTCCTCTCTTGTATCCGGATGCTCTTTTCTCACCATTTTCTTTGTTTCACCTGTGAGTAAAACCAGGCAATATAAGAAGCAAAGAAACTTGTTCTACAAACACATAAGAGGCATTATTTGACAGGTCGCAAAGCAGCATGTGCACAGATGTCACTTGTATATATTGTAGTTTATGGGTGTCTATATTAATTCTGTATACATTGTGACCCATCAGCCTTTGGCAAGAAGTTCACAAAACAATGTGTTACTAATGCAATCGGAGCAACCAATATTGTTCCATTCAGTTAAgtatcaaaacaaaataaacaaaacaagaatATAACATACAATTCTATCCAAAGCACACTTAAACCAATATGAAGATGACAGCAATTTATGGAGTAGGGCTGTAAATGGTCATGCTCTAGATTCAGATATACATCCTATTATGCACACGCATACATCTAAGCGGCACATAGGGCTTATACTTGTATTAAAACGCATATATGCAGTTTATTTAGTTAAAAAGTAACTTTAAtcataaacaaaaaaatttgttcTTACAACTTTACCATGTACAAAAAGCATAAAGAAGAGCTCAAATTGAGCAATAACAATCAGAAATGGTCACGGAAATGGCAGGTAAAATCCAAATCCCAACCATGAGAAGCGTAGGTGGGGGAGAAAGCACCGAGTCAGTGAAGGGTCAGAAATAACAAGAGGAAGAGATAGTGGACAAGCATGGGACACAGACAGAAACAGGTTGGGGTTTGTTACTGCAgccatgagagagagagagagagagagagggagggagggagggagggagttCATGTTTGCTGTCagttgttaagaaaaaggaaagggatAGAGAAAGGGCAGCAAGCAGCAAGGGCATATCTGGTAAAGCTGTCTGTAAGAGGTCTCCAATTTCCCAAAAAATGGTGATTTGAGCACTAAGGGATTGGCAATTTAGTgtggaggggaatgatacggcACCATCAACATGCACCTAAGGTTTGTTAGAACCTAAAATTGAGGTACAAATCAATAACGTGCCAAAAAACATGAGTCTCTGGACATTCATTCAGCTGTTCATCTTCTGCTTAAGTATATTTTACATAGAATCTCACTGCCAAAGGGTATCAGTTAGCACCTCAGAGCTATGCAACATGGAAGCAGTAAGAGCGAAAAGTGGTCCACATGGAAGGAATAAGCAAAAAATTAGTACCAAGCACTGAAAGGGAAAGAGAGCCATGACATAAGAATATACCTGCAAATTCCTCTTGACTGTCTCTGAAGCAAGCTCCTTCATCAGCATATGGGGAACTCCAATCAACATCTAACACGTTACAAGATTATATTTAAGGTAAGATAGACGAAGCGAATACAACTTCAATGGAGATCATATACAATACTTGTAGAAATAGAGAGAAAAAGATAGTAGCTAACCGTATTTCTTGTTGCTCCTCTCAGCATTCTGGAGTTGGATATACACATTTGACATGTTACCACCTTTTTCACCAAGTTCTGGACAAAGAACCGTTGGAAGGCTATTAGAGCGGTCAGCCAAGGGAACTTTTTCACATTCAAGTAATATATCATCCTTGCCTCCCAAATTATAGTCATTCACCAGCATGCCAATATCAGTCTCCTCTGTAAAAGTAGCTGTTTCCAAATCTTTAGATCTTGTTGGATCTTTATCAGCCCCATCTTGACATCTCAAGCTTACCTCTCTGTGGTCAGAAGTTCCTTGTACTGCATTTATACCTCTATTGGAGTCATGCTCAGATAACATACCATCCTTAGCTTCCAAGCTGTTGTCATTCACCATCATGCCAATATCTGTCTCCTCTGTAAAAGTAGCTATCTTCAAATCCTCAGTTCCTGGCGGATCTTTATCTGCTCCATCTTGACATCTCAAGCTTGTCTGAGAGTGGTCAGAAGGACCTTGTACTGCATCAATACCTTTATCAGTGTCACATTTAAGCAACATACCATCCTCAGGTTTCAACTCATCGTAATTCACCATCATGCCAATACCGTGGTCAGAAGTTCCTTGTACTGCATTTATTCCTCTATCAGAGTCACGCTCAGATAACATATCATCCTCAGCTTCCAAGTTGTTGACATTCACCATCATGCCAATATCAGCCTCCTCTGTAATAGTAGCTATCTTCAAATCCTCAGCTCCTGTTGGATCTTTATCTGCCCCATCTTGACATCTCAAGCTTGTCTGAGAGTGGCCAGAAGAACCTTGTACTGCATCAATACCTTTATCAGTGTCACATTTAAGCAACACACCATCCTCAGGTTTCAAGTCGTCATCATTCACCATCACGCCAATATCATTCTCCTCTGTAAAAGTAGCTAACTTCAAATCCTCGGGTCCTGTTGGATCTTTATCAGCCCCATTTTGACATCTCAGGCTTGTCTGAGTGTGGTCAGACGTACCTTGTACTGCATCTATGCCTTTATCAGTATCACGTTCAAGCAACATATCATCCTTGGCTTCCAAGTCCTTTTCATTCACCATCATTCCCATATCAGTCTCCTCCGTAAAAGTAGCTATCTTCAAATCCTTGGTTCCAACCTTGGTTCCTGTTGGATCTTTATCTGCCTCATCTTGGGATCTCATGCTTGTCTGAGTGTGGCCAGAAGTACTTTGTACTGCATCTATACCTTTATCAGTGTCAGCAACTTCCTTATCTCCCTGCAATTCAAACTCAGACAAATCATACAAACACATCCTCCTTTCACCCGGTCCAGGCCCAGCATCCCAGTCTATCATCATATCAAAGGAACTGTCCAAGAAGGACCAATTTCCATTGCCACCTTCAGCATTTAGAGTGCTATTTGTGGTGGTTGGTAGGATGTGGCTGTTTTTGGAGTTTGATCCAGACACGCCTGAGGTGCTCGAATTCTGTCTGTTGATTGGGTTGGTATCTATTTTCTCACAAGGTTTACCCCCAGAGGATATACTCCCTCTGGTTCGAGCTCTTTTACGTGGCAAGCCAATTTTATCAGATGCTCTTTCACAACagcttttgtcaaaaatataaacaACAAAGTGAGTTCCCTTGATATAATTGAATAACAAAAAGTCTCCAGCTTGCAAATTATGATCTAATGAAAACTCCGGCCAACCCCTACTGAAAGCAAGTGAATTCTTAACAAGCGACAATGTTACTATCCATTGCACACCATTT encodes the following:
- the LOC113767383 gene encoding uncharacterized protein LOC113767383 isoform X2, which produces MVVMAGACEECIRNCQLTHRNKMDLSPSVTRFFKVLVGDDFSQFLLLPRKFADTVMYLANQETKLEDSNGVQWIVTLSLVKNSLAFSRGWPEFSLDHNLQAGDFLLFNYIKGTHFVVYIFDKSCCERASDKIGLPRKRARTRGSISSGGKPCEKIDTNPINRQNSSTSGVSGSNSKNSHILPTTTNSTLNAEGGNGNWSFLDSSFDMMIDWDAGPGPGERRMCLYDLSEFELQGDKEVADTDKGIDAVQSTSGHTQTSMRSQDEADKDPTGTKVGTKDLKIATFTEETDMGMMVNEKDLEAKDDMLLERDTDKGIDAVQGTSDHTQTSLRCQNGADKDPTGPEDLKLATFTEENDIGVMVNDDDLKPEDGVLLKCDTDKGIDAVQGSSGHSQTSLRCQDGADKDPTGAEDLKIATITEEADIGMMVNVNNLEAEDDMLSERDSDRGINAVQGTSDHGIGMMVNYDELKPEDGMLLKCDTDKGIDAVQGPSDHSQTSLRCQDGADKDPPGTEDLKIATFTEETDIGMMVNDNSLEAKDGMLSEHDSNRGINAVQGTSDHREVSLRCQDGADKDPTRSKDLETATFTEETDIGMLVNDYNLGGKDDILLECEKVPLADRSNSLPTVLCPELGEKGGNMSNVYIQLQNAERSNKKYDVDWSSPYADEGACFRDSQEEFAGETKKMVRKEHPDTREEGDSSAKRLRGLKPLSVKEIGSSSQGPCACKPVKLEPVDLLDIPSSVAESLTCLAMMDGRPYLELPSKLPGITYRKGMDRKSVLLQDQEKRFWPALYYYRSGFHVLTGCWDKFNKEHRIQAGDHYIFQAEHVYRGIYKVSVLHQ
- the LOC113767383 gene encoding uncharacterized protein LOC113767383 isoform X1, whose protein sequence is MQLREQEREMVVMAGACEECIRNCQLTHRNKMDLSPSVTRFFKVLVGDDFSQFLLLPRKFADTVMYLANQETKLEDSNGVQWIVTLSLVKNSLAFSRGWPEFSLDHNLQAGDFLLFNYIKGTHFVVYIFDKSCCERASDKIGLPRKRARTRGSISSGGKPCEKIDTNPINRQNSSTSGVSGSNSKNSHILPTTTNSTLNAEGGNGNWSFLDSSFDMMIDWDAGPGPGERRMCLYDLSEFELQGDKEVADTDKGIDAVQSTSGHTQTSMRSQDEADKDPTGTKVGTKDLKIATFTEETDMGMMVNEKDLEAKDDMLLERDTDKGIDAVQGTSDHTQTSLRCQNGADKDPTGPEDLKLATFTEENDIGVMVNDDDLKPEDGVLLKCDTDKGIDAVQGSSGHSQTSLRCQDGADKDPTGAEDLKIATITEEADIGMMVNVNNLEAEDDMLSERDSDRGINAVQGTSDHGIGMMVNYDELKPEDGMLLKCDTDKGIDAVQGPSDHSQTSLRCQDGADKDPPGTEDLKIATFTEETDIGMMVNDNSLEAKDGMLSEHDSNRGINAVQGTSDHREVSLRCQDGADKDPTRSKDLETATFTEETDIGMLVNDYNLGGKDDILLECEKVPLADRSNSLPTVLCPELGEKGGNMSNVYIQLQNAERSNKKYDVDWSSPYADEGACFRDSQEEFAGETKKMVRKEHPDTREEGDSSAKRLRGLKPLSVKEIGSSSQGPCACKPVKLEPVDLLDIPSSVAESLTCLAMMDGRPYLELPSKLPGITYRKGMDRKSVLLQDQEKRFWPALYYYRSGFHVLTGCWDKFNKEHRIQAGDHYIFQAEHVYRGIYKVSVLHQ